Part of the Syntrophorhabdus sp. genome is shown below.
CGAGCTTCTTCACCAGTCTTTGTGTGGAAACACTTCTTATTTGAAGTGCATCGGCGGCGGATGTTTTGTCGAGGCCGTTCAGTGTGTCGTTGGCAATCTTGATGTGCCACAGGTTTTTTGCGTAGCGTTCCTTCCAGTCTGTCAACGGAACAACGACGACCAGCGGCAGGATTCCGAGCGCGTCTGAACTGACGACCGCTGCCGGACGTTTTTTATTGATCTCAGAGCCCAGTGTCGGGTCGAAATTGACGAGCCATACATCTCCGCGCGAAGCGATCTTAATACTCAACGATCTCTCCCGTCTCCAGATCGTCCGCCCTCTCCTGCCCGTACTCTGCCGCAATTTCTCTGGCCTGTTTGGCCATGATCTTCCTGCGTTCCTCCAAAGGCAGCTTCAGGAATGCCTGACGCTCAACCAGGGTGATGGGTTCCTGTTTATCGATGGGTTCACCTATGGCTTTCATAGCCTCCCCCTTTGTTACCAGCCCCTCACTTAAGGCCCTGAGCACGGTCTTCTTCAGCCATTGCGATTCTTCCGGTTTGAGTTCGGATGGTTCTTTCCTCTTCCATCCCTCACG
Proteins encoded:
- a CDS encoding type II toxin-antitoxin system PemK/MazF family toxin codes for the protein MWRRERSLSIKIASRGDVWLVNFDPTLGSEINKKRPAAVVSSDALGILPLVVVVPLTDWKERYAKNLWHIKIANDTLNGLDKTSAADALQIRSVSTQRLVKKLGSISPTAMEEIAAAIAAVIEYQ